The genomic DNA GGTGAAGGCCTCCACGACATCCACCTCGCCCTGGCGCACGGCGTCCTCCGCCGCGCGCTCGCTCACCTCGCGCACCCGGACCTCCAGCCGGGCGATTCCCGAGGCGCCGAAGGCCCGGTTGATCAACGCCCGCAGCCGGGTGTGCGCCGGGGGATCCTTCGTCAGCAGGGACCGCGCCACCGGGTTGGGCCCGATCCAGGGCGGCTCCGCCGTCACCGCGAGGGCCTCGGAGGAGAACGTCTGGGGATCCTTCAGGATCGCGGTGGCATCCTCGTGGCGGGCGGCCCCGTAGGCCCCCAGGGGCTCGACGCGGCAAAGCCCCGGCTCGGCCCTCATCCGGGCGAACAGGGCCTGGCGCTCCTCCTCGGTGGCGGGCGCGAACACGTCATAGGTGATCATGGGGTCCTCCGGAGTGGGCCCCCTGGATCTACAGGGCGCCCGGGGTGCTGACCAGACGTCCCCCCCGTTCCATACTCGGGGAGGGAGAGGGCACGGGATCATTGCACTGGCCGTCCAGGCCCTTATCCTCCGCCGCCACCATGTCCGCCCCCTTCGATCCCAGCGCCGCCGCCGCCCCTGGCTCCGGCATCTTCGGCCTCCCCCACTCCCCCGAGGAGGCGCACGTCGTCCTCATCCCCGTACCCTTCGAGGCCACCACCAGCTATGGCGGGGGCACCTCGGAGGGCCCCAATGCCATCCTCGAGGCCAGCCGTCAGGTGGACCTCTTCGACGTGGAGACGGGCCGTCCTTACGCGCGCGGCATCGCCCTGCTGCCCGAGCCCGAGCAGTGGCGTGCCTGGAACACCCGCGCCAAGGAGCGCGCCGTGCCCATCGTGGAGGCCGGCGGCGTCGATCCCTCCCAGCCCGAGCTCCAGGCCGCCTCCGCCGAGGTCAACGGCCTGTGCGAGCAGTTGCACGAGGCCGTCTACCAGACCGCCAAGGAGTGGTTGGCCAAGGGCAAGCGCGTGGCGGCCCTGGGTGGAGACCACTCCATCTCCTACGGCATCATCCGCGCCCACGCGGAGAAGTACCCCGGGCTGGGGGTGCTCCACCTGGATGCGCATGCCGATCTGCGCGACGCCTACGAGGGCTTCACCTGGTCCCACGCGTCCATCATGCACAACGTGGCCGAGCGGATTCCGGGCGTGAAGTCGCTCGTCCAGGTCGCCCTGCGCGACATGAGCGAGGAGGAGCACGGCTACATCGAGAACTCGGGCGGCCGCGTGCGGGCCTTCTTCGACTCGGACCTGCAGCGCAAGCGCTTCGACGGCGTCCCCTGGAACCACCAGGTCGACGAGATGATCCAGCACCTGCCCCAGAACGTGTACCTGTCCTTCGACATCGACGGGCTGGATCCCACGCTCTGCCCCCACACGGGTACGCCCGTGCCCGGAGGTCTGTCCTTCCCCGAGGCCGTGGCGCTCATCGCCGGAGTGGTCCGCTCGGGCCGAACCATCGTCGGCTTCGATCTGACCGAGGTGGCTCCGGATCCCGAAGGCGGCGAGTGGGATGGCAACGTGGGCGCGCGGCTGCTCTACAAGATGATCGGCTGGATGCTGAAGTCCGAGCGGACCTGACGGCGCCGCCCGGACGCGGCCACCGACACCTCAACCCCGGGGCAGGACCACGCTGAACGTCGTGCCCTGCCCGCTCGTGGACTCCACGGAGAGCCCGCCGCCATGCAATCGCGCCAGCTCCGAGGCGATGTACAGGCCCAGCCCGCCCCCGGGCCCTTCCGCGCGGAAGGGCTCGAAGAGGCGGTGGCGCTCCTCGTCGGACAACTCCGGCCCCTGATCCTTCACCCGCATGGTCACCATGGCGGGCGTGGACTCGAGTTCCACCCGGACCTCGCCCCCGTGCCGGCCCGCCTGGGTCAGCAGCGCGGCCATCATGCGGTGCACCCGCGCGGGATCACAGCGCAGCTCCACGGGCGACTCCGGCATCGACAGCAGCCAGCGCACCGCGGGCATCCGCGACCGGGACACCTCCAGCGCCTGACTCAGCCGAGCGCCCAGGTCCGCCATCACGGGCTTGAGCGTCACCGCTCGCGCCGCCAGGTGTGCCGCTTCCTGGAAGTCACGCGTCAGGGCCTCCAGCGTGCGCACCTGGGCCCCGAGCGTCTCCAGCGCCCCCGCATCCGCCTTGCCCTCCGCGCACAGCCGCTCCAGCTCGATGCGCGCCGTGGTCAAGGGCCGCTCGAAGCCCTGCGCCACCCAGTCGCCGAGCACTTCCATCGCGGAGGCCCCCTCCAACGGCTTGGGCCGGGGCGCCTGGGCGAGTGCCTTGCGGATGAGGCCCTCGAACTCCGTGATTTCAAAGGGCTTGTGGAGGAAGGCGTAGGCCTCGGGCGCACCATGGGGGAGCACCGCGCTCAACAGGATGATGGGCACGCCGCCCAGGACCTCGTCGCCGTGCACCCGCCGGCACAGGTCCAGGCCGCTCAGGCGCGGCATCATGTGATCCGTCACAATCAGATTCGGCCGACGCGCCCGGGCGAGTTGCCACGCCTCCTCGCCATCGCGCGCCTGGATCACATCGTGCCCCAGGTCCTCGACGACCTGACTGAGCACTTCGCGCACCGCGGGCTCATCGTCCGCTACCAGGACGAGACTCATAGAAACCGTATCCATTCAGGCTGGCACCGGGCCGTCCAGCCCGGTCCTCGGGAATGCCGTCCCTAATGAGGAGTTCCCGACAATCAAGGCGCCCCAGGGTCCATGAGCCCCGAGGACGCACAGGGAGGAACAGGACGTGAAGAGCCAAGCAATGCGCTGGAGCATGGGACTTCTCGCGGTGCTGTTGACGGTGGGTGGCACACCCGCTCGCGCCGACATGGCCCGGCGGCGCAACGAAGTGGTGGAGGTGGTGCAGAAGGTCTCCCCCGCCGTCGTCTTCATCGGCACCGAGCAGGAGGTGGAGTCTCCCTTCCGGGGCCGGCGCTCCGTCATGGAGGAGTTCTTCGGCGCGCCCCCCCAGGCCCAGCGCACCCAGGGCCTGGGCAGCGGCGTGCTCGTGGACCCCAGTGGCATCATCATCACCAATGATCACGTCATCCGGGGCGCCTCCGCCATCCACGTGGTGCTGGCCGATGGGCGGGAGCTGGAGGCCGAGGTCGTGGGCAGCGACGCCAACAACGACGTGGCCGTGCTCAAGGTGAAGTCCAAGGAGCCCCTGCCCGCGGCGAAGCTGGGCACGAGCGCGGATCTGATGATCGGCGAGACGGTGGTGGCCATCGGCAGTCCCTTCGGCCTGAGCAAGACGGTGACGTCCGGCGTGGTGAGCGCCACGGGCCGCACCTTCAAGGCGGACGGGCGCACCTACAACGACTTCATCCAGACGGACGCGGCCATCAATCCGGGCAACTCGGGCGGGCCCCTGCTCAACGTGGACGGCGACGTCATCGGCATCAACACCGCCATCTTCGCCAGCGCCCAGGGCATCGGCTTCGCCATCCCCGCGGACAAGGTGCGCCGGATCATGGACGAGCTCACCCGCTTCGGAAAGGTGCGCCCCGCGTGGGTGGGCCTCGAGGTGCAGGGCCTGTCGCCCCGGCTCGCGCGCCAGCTCGGGTGGGATCGCACCTATGGCGTCGTCGCCACCGAGGTGGAGCCCGGCAGTCCCGCCGAGCAGGCGGGCGTGCGCCGGGGAGACGTGCTCGCGGAGATGGGGGGCTCGCGCATCTCCGACGCCGAGGACTACATCACCCGGGCTCGGGGCTATCCCGCCCGCGCCGCCTTTCCCCTCGTCGTCTTCCGCGAAGGCGCGCAGCGCACCCTCCAGGTGACGCCCACGGAGTTCCCGCCCCAGCTCGTGGAAGCGTTGGGATGGAACCGTCTGGGCCTCCGGGTGAAGCCCGTGCGCGGGGCCATGGCCGTCCAGGCGGTGCGCCCCGGTTCGGCGGCGGACGACGTGGGACTGGAGCCGGGAGATCTCATCGTTCGGGTGAACAACCAGCCGGTCGCTGAGCCCGCTTCCTTCCAGGAGGCCCTACTGACCGCGCGGGGGACAAGAAGCGTCCTGCTGCTCGTGAGGCGAGGGCGCTACGGCTACCACGTCACCCTGCCTTTCTAGTTCCCGCCTCTAGCGATCCCAGCCTCCGGGCCTCTAGCATGCGGCCCCAATGAGTCAGGTTCGCTACCATCCCCTGGGCCCCCTCCTCTCGGGAGAGGGCTCTCGTGCATTCCTTGGACTCGCGCTCGAGGACGAGCGCCCTCCCCGGCCGGTGGTGCTTGTCTGGGCGCCTCCCGAGGTCGCCCGGGACGCCGAGCTGTCCGGGCTGCTCCAGCGCGAGACGCAGCGAGCCGTTGTCCTCGATCACCCCAACATCCTGCGAGTGCATGGGCTCATCCAGCTGGAGGCCGGACTCGCCCGCATCACCGAGTTCGCCGATGGCGAGTCCCTGCGGCGGCTGCTGGAAGTCCGCCCGCGCATTCCGCCCGCCTTCGCCGCGTTGATCGCGACGGAGGTGGCCATGGGCATCCACTACGCGCACCTGGCGGGCAATGATGACGGCACGCCGCTCGTGCATGGAGACCTGCGCCCGGAAACCGTCATGGTCTCCTTCGAGGGCGTGTGCAAGGTGGCGGGCTATGGCGCCCTGAGCGTGGCGCCGCGCGAGCGCAATGGCCGCCGCGTGCGCAACCGCCGCAACTACAGCGCGCCCGAGCAGGTCGTGGGAGGCCGGGAGGCCTTCACCACCCGCACCGACGTGTTCCTCCTGGGACTGCTGTTGCACGAATGCCTCTCGGGGCGCATGCCCTTCCAGGACGCACCGGACGCGGATCAGGCCGTGCTCACCCGTCCGCTCGCGCCCCTGCCCGGAGACGTGCCGCGCGCGCTGACCCAGGTGATCACGCGCGCCACCGCCAAGCGCGCCCAGGAGCGGTACGCCAGCGCGCTCGAGTTCCGCGATGCCGTGGTGGAGGCCGTCGAGGGAATCATCCCGCCCTCCAGCGCCTTCGCCGACTTCCTCCACCACCTCTTCCCGGCGGACCGGGACGCCCGGGCCACGCGCCACCAGATGCTGGAGATGGGCCTGGCGGAGGTGGCTCGCCGCGCCTCGCTCACGGGCGTGCCCGCCGTGCCCTCGGGAACCCCGCTCGTGCCCCCGAGAGCCTCCGGCGGCACGCCCCGGGTCGCCGCCGCGCCCGAGGACGGCGTCGAGGTGGACGTCTCCTTCGAGATGCCCTTCGAGGACGAGGACGCCAACACCGTGGACTCCGTGTTGGAGATCACCGGCCGGCATGCCCGTCCCGGTGTGGCCCGCCCCCTGCCTCGCGAGGAGCCACCACCCGCCCCCGCTCCGAGCCGCGCGGCGCCACCCGAGGACGAGGACGAGGCGCCCGTGCCGCCCAAGCGGCGCTCGTGCGTTCCGCTCATCGCCGGACTGGCCACCGCCGCCGCGGCCACCGTGGGCATCCTCGTGTGGTCCGGACAGCGGATGGCCTCGGTGGTGCCACCCTCGACTCCGGTGGCCACCGCCTCTCCCGCGACGGCGCCCAAGGAGCCACCTCCTTCCACCATCCCCGCTCCGGCCACGGCCCCCACGGAAGCGCTCGCGAAGGCGCCCTCGGATGATGCCGGCACGCCTTCCGCCCAGGCCGCCGCGGCGACGGATGACGGCGGCACCCCCTCGCCCAACGGTGAGGTGAAGCTCGCCTCGGACACGCGGCCCGGCGCGCCCACGAGCACCCCGGCCACCGAGGTGTCCACCCAGCTCAAGCTCTTCGTGGTGCCTCCGGTGGAGGTGTCACTCGCGGGCAAGCCCCTGGGCAAGACGCCCCTGACGGTGCCGCTCGCGCCCGGGCCGTACACGCTCGAGTTGCGCAACCTCGCCAAGGGCGTGCGCACCACCCGGGACGTCACCGTGGGCACGAAGAAACTGACGACCCAGCGCTTCATGCTGGGCCGGGGCTCCGTCCAGGTGAAGGCCCCCGCGGGCTCCGTCATCCTGCTCAACGGCCGCAAGGCGGGGCGGACCCTCTCGCTGTGGGAGGGAGAGCACCAGCTCGTCGTCACCTCCCCCAAGGGCCGTTGGGAGAAGTCCTTCCATCTGGCGCCCCGCCAGAAAATGACGTTCGATGTGACGCGCGAACAGCAGTGACGGAGGGCGGTCGATGCGCGGAACACTCGCCTGGGCGGGTCTGGTTTCGGTCGTGATGGGGTCCACGGGAGCCCACGCGGCCCCGCCCTCCGCGCCCCCACCGGGCCGCATGCAGGGCGTGGGCGACGTGGATGCGCGGCTCATGCTCAACGCGGACATCCTCCTGGCCTTCGTGAATGGGGGCGTGGGCGCGGACGTGGGCGTGGCGAAGCTGGGCCCGGGCGTGCTGTCGCTCGGCGGCGAGTTCGAGGCCGGTACGTGTGTCACCGCCTGCCTCGCGCTCAATCTGGCCACCGGATGGAGCTTCCGCCACCTGTACTACGCGCCCCACGCCCGCCTCACCTACCACCTCCTGCCCGCCGGGACGGGCAACCTGGAGAAGGCGGACCTCTACGGCCTGCTGCTCGGCGGCGTCACCTTCACCACCACCCGCGTGGCGGGCGACTCCTCCGGCACGGAGTTCGAGTACAAGGGCAGTGACGTGGGCCCCTCCGTGGGCCTGGGCGTGGGCGGCAAGTTCTTCCTCGATGAGCGATTCTTCCTGGGCGGCGAGGCCCGTGCGCGTCTGTCTTACGGCGAGTACACCTACACCGCCCGTGTGGGCAACGCGTCCATTTCCGATCTCCAATCCACTTGGAGTCTGAGTGGACTCAACGTGCTGTTCTTTGGCGGGGTGCGGCTCTGATCCTCCCTGAAGGAAAACTACCGCCTGATTGACACTCAACACGCTCCTTCGCTATAGCTCCAGCCCTCTCATTGAGGGGGAGCATCATCATGCGGATGAGCAATATTGGCGCGTGCGTCCTCGCGCTGGTGGTCGTGGCTTGTGGTGGGGCGGTTGAAACGGAAACCCAGACATCGGAGACCGGAGGGACGCTGCAGCTGCCGCTGACGACCCCGGGCCCCGAAAACAAGACCTACCGGTTGGTGGGCGCGTCGTTCAACATCACCGGTCCCGAGACGGTGGCGATCACGGACACCTCGGCCGATACGTTGAACGTGCCGCTGGAAGTGGGTGACTATGCCATCGAGATTGGCGGGACCTATCACCTGGAGCGCGCGGATGAGCCGGGAAAGCCTGTCTCGGCCCAGTTGATCTCTCCCACGACACTGACGTTCGCGGTGACCAAGGCCACGACGACCCAGGTGCGCTTCCAGTTCAAGCTCGCGGGGAGCGGCACCGCGGACGTGGGCTTCAGCGTGGACAACGGAGGCTTCATCTCCGGCACGTTCCATGTCGACCACGCCAGTGCTCCCCCCGATGGCTCTCCCCTCTTCACCAGCCTGGTGAACAAGGACATCCCCTTCACCCTCAGCTACTCCACGGCCACGATCACCAAGGAGGACTACGGAGCGAAGACCCTGTCCGTGCTCACCGGTCCCATCTTCGTCCAGTTCGGGGGCGTTGATTCGGCGGGCCTCACGCGGGACGTGGCCCCGGCCTTCAACGGGCAGCAGCTGGCCTTCCAACTGCGCGCCGAGCCGGATGGCCGCGTCACCTTCTCTGGCATCCAGCTCTACGGCTCGCCCGAGCGTCGCTTCGATCTGCACGTGCAGATGGGCGCGCCGTTCACCGCGCCACTCGACAGCGAGGGCTACCCCCTGCCGGGTCTCTTCCAGTTCAGCACGACCAACTATCCCAGCAGCGCCCGGCTGATGGGTCCGCCGGCCTACGGCGACGCCATGGGTTGGGTTGTCGACGGGAAGGGCGCGTCTAACTGAGGTCGAGCAGGAGCCCGGGCCAAATGGGTCCGGGCTCCCGTTCCTCATGCAGATGGCATCAAGTCCGCGCGCCGCCGTCGAGCGGTTCGGCGCTTTCCGATGGCCCCCCGTCCGTCGAGGTATCGGGAACAGCGGGTTGTGAGGCCCCTCCGTCCTCGTCTCCCGCATCAACGGCGAGCGGCGTACCCGCATCCTCCGGAAGAGCTCCACGCTCATCTGTTATCAGCGCCGATGGAGGAAGCGCCTCTGCCTGTGCATCGAACACACGCCGAAGAATGCGGCCCTCTTCACTAATGGCATAGGTCACGCCGGTGTCGAGCGAGACATATTGCAGGCCGCAGGATTCAAGATCCTCATCGATCCTGACGAAGATCACCCTGCCCTGACGAATGACCTGGTAGCGGTGGGCTTCCTGGCTGTGCCAACACGCTCGTTTCTCTCGTCCAGGGGGAAGAAAGTCGTCGGCGGCGACCCGGATCGCCCGAAGAACCACTCCATCCAAGGCGAA from Melittangium boletus DSM 14713 includes the following:
- a CDS encoding agmatinase family protein encodes the protein MSAPFDPSAAAAPGSGIFGLPHSPEEAHVVLIPVPFEATTSYGGGTSEGPNAILEASRQVDLFDVETGRPYARGIALLPEPEQWRAWNTRAKERAVPIVEAGGVDPSQPELQAASAEVNGLCEQLHEAVYQTAKEWLAKGKRVAALGGDHSISYGIIRAHAEKYPGLGVLHLDAHADLRDAYEGFTWSHASIMHNVAERIPGVKSLVQVALRDMSEEEHGYIENSGGRVRAFFDSDLQRKRFDGVPWNHQVDEMIQHLPQNVYLSFDIDGLDPTLCPHTGTPVPGGLSFPEAVALIAGVVRSGRTIVGFDLTEVAPDPEGGEWDGNVGARLLYKMIGWMLKSERT
- a CDS encoding trypsin-like peptidase domain-containing protein — translated: MKSQAMRWSMGLLAVLLTVGGTPARADMARRRNEVVEVVQKVSPAVVFIGTEQEVESPFRGRRSVMEEFFGAPPQAQRTQGLGSGVLVDPSGIIITNDHVIRGASAIHVVLADGRELEAEVVGSDANNDVAVLKVKSKEPLPAAKLGTSADLMIGETVVAIGSPFGLSKTVTSGVVSATGRTFKADGRTYNDFIQTDAAINPGNSGGPLLNVDGDVIGINTAIFASAQGIGFAIPADKVRRIMDELTRFGKVRPAWVGLEVQGLSPRLARQLGWDRTYGVVATEVEPGSPAEQAGVRRGDVLAEMGGSRISDAEDYITRARGYPARAAFPLVVFREGAQRTLQVTPTEFPPQLVEALGWNRLGLRVKPVRGAMAVQAVRPGSAADDVGLEPGDLIVRVNNQPVAEPASFQEALLTARGTRSVLLLVRRGRYGYHVTLPF
- a CDS encoding ATP-binding response regulator, with protein sequence MSLVLVADDEPAVREVLSQVVEDLGHDVIQARDGEEAWQLARARRPNLIVTDHMMPRLSGLDLCRRVHGDEVLGGVPIILLSAVLPHGAPEAYAFLHKPFEITEFEGLIRKALAQAPRPKPLEGASAMEVLGDWVAQGFERPLTTARIELERLCAEGKADAGALETLGAQVRTLEALTRDFQEAAHLAARAVTLKPVMADLGARLSQALEVSRSRMPAVRWLLSMPESPVELRCDPARVHRMMAALLTQAGRHGGEVRVELESTPAMVTMRVKDQGPELSDEERHRLFEPFRAEGPGGGLGLYIASELARLHGGGLSVESTSGQGTTFSVVLPRG
- a CDS encoding serine/threonine protein kinase, translating into MSQVRYHPLGPLLSGEGSRAFLGLALEDERPPRPVVLVWAPPEVARDAELSGLLQRETQRAVVLDHPNILRVHGLIQLEAGLARITEFADGESLRRLLEVRPRIPPAFAALIATEVAMGIHYAHLAGNDDGTPLVHGDLRPETVMVSFEGVCKVAGYGALSVAPRERNGRRVRNRRNYSAPEQVVGGREAFTTRTDVFLLGLLLHECLSGRMPFQDAPDADQAVLTRPLAPLPGDVPRALTQVITRATAKRAQERYASALEFRDAVVEAVEGIIPPSSAFADFLHHLFPADRDARATRHQMLEMGLAEVARRASLTGVPAVPSGTPLVPPRASGGTPRVAAAPEDGVEVDVSFEMPFEDEDANTVDSVLEITGRHARPGVARPLPREEPPPAPAPSRAAPPEDEDEAPVPPKRRSCVPLIAGLATAAAATVGILVWSGQRMASVVPPSTPVATASPATAPKEPPPSTIPAPATAPTEALAKAPSDDAGTPSAQAAAATDDGGTPSPNGEVKLASDTRPGAPTSTPATEVSTQLKLFVVPPVEVSLAGKPLGKTPLTVPLAPGPYTLELRNLAKGVRTTRDVTVGTKKLTTQRFMLGRGSVQVKAPAGSVILLNGRKAGRTLSLWEGEHQLVVTSPKGRWEKSFHLAPRQKMTFDVTREQQ